From a single Helicovermis profundi genomic region:
- a CDS encoding MBL fold metallo-hydrolase — translation MELHRIGENTFYFDNPSIIGLYLFESNNVLLIDTGIDKDTIKKAIKIIEEKNWKIKYIINTHSHADHCGGNYYLLEKYDIAVYASSLEKVMIENSILEPAYLYGAYPQKKLQKKFLMAKSSKVSHVVEYGELIIENKKFDIIDLKGHSPQLIGVVTDDDICFLGDSIFPDYIIEKHNLLFLFDYKNTVNTLNCLKDEKHEKYVLSHGGVIENLEPVIDYNIKALKEVNDYIFSLLTDYKSIEDIHRSVVNNYEIRENLPQFYLNISVIKAHLTYLVDEKIIINSIIDSEVKWKINNK, via the coding sequence ATGGAATTACACAGAATAGGTGAAAATACTTTTTATTTTGATAACCCTTCAATAATCGGACTATATTTATTTGAAAGTAATAATGTATTACTTATTGATACGGGGATAGATAAAGATACTATAAAAAAAGCAATTAAGATTATTGAAGAGAAGAATTGGAAAATCAAATATATTATAAATACACATTCTCACGCAGACCATTGCGGGGGAAATTACTATTTATTAGAAAAATATGATATAGCAGTTTATGCATCTTCACTTGAAAAAGTTATGATAGAAAATTCAATTCTTGAGCCTGCCTACTTATATGGTGCATATCCTCAGAAGAAATTGCAAAAGAAATTTTTAATGGCTAAGAGTTCTAAAGTAAGTCATGTAGTAGAATATGGAGAACTTATAATAGAAAATAAAAAGTTTGATATTATCGATTTAAAAGGACATTCCCCGCAGTTAATTGGAGTTGTAACTGATGACGATATTTGTTTTTTAGGTGATAGTATTTTTCCTGATTATATTATAGAAAAGCATAATTTGCTTTTTTTATTTGATTACAAAAATACAGTTAATACTTTAAATTGTTTAAAAGATGAGAAGCATGAAAAATATGTTCTTTCTCACGGTGGTGTTATTGAAAACTTAGAGCCTGTTATTGATTACAATATTAAAGCTTTAAAAGAAGTAAATGATTATATATTTAGTTTATTAACTGACTATAAATCGATTGAGGATATTCATAGAAGTGTTGTAAATAACTATGAAATAAGAGAAAATTTACCACAATTTTATTTGAATATTTCTGTTATTAAAGCTCATTTAACGTACTTAGTTGATGAAAAAATTATAATAAATAGTATTATTGATTCTGAGGTGAAATGGAAAATCAATAATAAATAA
- a CDS encoding MarR family winged helix-turn-helix transcriptional regulator, protein MKPFVIGKSIRLLENNVKSYINKELKDYNLSDGQFQYFILIYENEGINQNELANLLKVGKASVTKAVKILIKEGVIDRKIDESDKRNYGLFISEKGRPLINVFNRISKRIDESVFKGFDASEMEILKSYLNRLYNNSKVI, encoded by the coding sequence ATGAAACCATTTGTTATTGGTAAAAGTATAAGGTTACTTGAAAACAATGTTAAATCATATATTAATAAAGAATTAAAAGATTATAATCTTTCAGATGGGCAATTTCAGTATTTTATTTTAATATATGAAAATGAAGGAATAAATCAAAATGAACTTGCAAATTTATTGAAAGTAGGTAAAGCAAGTGTAACAAAGGCAGTGAAAATTTTGATTAAAGAAGGTGTTATTGATAGAAAAATTGATGAAAGCGACAAAAGAAACTATGGTCTTTTTATAAGTGAAAAAGGTAGACCACTTATTAATGTTTTTAATAGAATTTCCAAAAGAATTGATGAATCGGTTTTTAAAGGTTTTGATGCTTCAGAAATGGAAATTTTAAAAAGTTATTTAAATAGGTTGTATAATAACAGTAAAGTTATATAA
- a CDS encoding Eco57I restriction-modification methylase domain-containing protein, producing the protein MKNELFEVVNNFSLNSEKLKLYNDICLYNNFKGLDISNLDFISIDDFITNYDKNIDEKLRNATGSFYTPINVCEFMVYRAIYDYIKKNTEIKLHILEKLFYSSLDTIYIKEYHEIYKLIIDFKVIDLASGTGNLIKTFIYKLIDIRKKLLLISKFNIELINLNNFFCLDKQVEPLNICLYDLIRNIDKDHIKNFNINLINCNTITDMIDRKDYVDILEKGGFDIVIGNPPYIGEKGNKVLFDEVKKSEFGIKYYEGKMDFFYYFIYKGISILKKSGILVYLTTSYFITADGAKKLRCFLKKECEFNSINNFKESKLFKDAPGQHNIVYSLSIKGNTDANISLESYKYDKSNFYKIVKSSEFIIKQSEIYDNMNNILILEKQNYYNIINKILDVAEDVLFNYADIKQGIVSGADKVTKRMVEHNLISDSEALNKGIFIVLKEEALKYNLESELLKPLYKNSHIKNYFFDNKTDKYIIFINKEIKNIEIKYPNIYKHLSGFRTVLEKRREVKKGYKPWYALQWGRDSKLFETIKIINPQRAKFNYFALSKSSFYSSADVYYLKIKRRIVNQLSINNEDEYYYLLALLNSKLYFFWFYNVGKKKGDMLELYSNPIQNIPIISNDLTFFKTVVSISKKIYEVSSYSDINNDKFKTLLIKLDKIIYEKFKLTDDEIIEIEYVLKKGEK; encoded by the coding sequence ATGAAAAATGAATTATTTGAAGTAGTGAACAATTTTTCACTGAATAGTGAAAAATTAAAATTGTATAATGATATTTGTCTATATAATAATTTTAAAGGACTAGATATTAGTAATTTAGATTTTATTTCTATAGACGATTTTATTACTAATTACGATAAAAATATTGATGAAAAATTAAGAAATGCTACTGGTAGCTTTTATACTCCTATTAATGTTTGTGAATTTATGGTGTATAGGGCAATTTATGATTACATAAAAAAAAATACAGAAATAAAGTTACATATTTTAGAAAAATTGTTTTACTCTTCACTGGATACAATCTACATTAAAGAGTATCATGAAATCTATAAGTTAATAATTGATTTTAAAGTAATTGATTTGGCTTCAGGGACTGGAAACTTAATTAAAACTTTTATATATAAATTGATTGATATAAGAAAAAAACTATTGTTAATTTCAAAGTTCAATATTGAATTGATTAATCTAAATAATTTTTTTTGCTTAGATAAGCAAGTTGAACCACTTAATATTTGTCTATATGATTTGATTCGAAATATTGATAAAGACCATATAAAAAATTTCAATATAAACTTGATTAATTGTAATACAATTACTGATATGATTGATAGAAAAGACTATGTAGATATTCTAGAAAAAGGCGGATTTGATATAGTTATTGGAAATCCACCTTATATAGGAGAAAAAGGAAACAAAGTCTTGTTTGATGAAGTGAAAAAGTCAGAGTTTGGAATAAAATATTATGAAGGTAAAATGGATTTTTTTTATTATTTCATTTATAAAGGAATCTCAATATTAAAAAAATCAGGGATACTTGTGTATTTAACGACTTCTTATTTTATTACAGCTGACGGTGCAAAAAAACTGAGGTGTTTCCTTAAAAAAGAATGTGAATTTAATAGTATAAATAATTTTAAGGAGTCAAAATTATTTAAAGATGCACCAGGTCAACATAATATAGTTTACTCATTGTCAATTAAAGGAAATACAGATGCTAATATAAGTTTGGAAAGTTATAAATATGACAAATCAAATTTCTATAAAATTGTAAAAAGTTCGGAATTTATAATTAAACAGAGTGAAATTTATGACAATATGAACAATATTTTAATACTAGAGAAACAAAATTATTATAATATAATTAATAAAATTTTAGATGTAGCAGAGGATGTTCTTTTCAACTATGCGGACATTAAACAAGGTATAGTAAGCGGCGCGGATAAAGTTACTAAAAGAATGGTAGAACATAATTTGATTTCAGATAGTGAAGCCTTAAATAAAGGGATTTTTATTGTTTTGAAAGAAGAGGCTCTGAAATATAATTTAGAAAGTGAATTGTTAAAACCGTTATATAAAAATAGCCATATTAAAAATTACTTTTTTGATAATAAAACTGATAAATATATAATTTTTATTAATAAAGAAATTAAAAATATCGAAATAAAATATCCAAATATTTACAAACATTTAAGTGGTTTTAGAACTGTTCTTGAAAAAAGGAGAGAAGTTAAAAAGGGATACAAACCTTGGTATGCTCTCCAGTGGGGACGAGATTCGAAACTTTTTGAAACTATAAAAATAATTAATCCTCAAAGGGCTAAATTTAACTATTTTGCATTAAGTAAAAGCAGTTTTTACTCAAGTGCTGATGTGTATTATTTAAAAATTAAGCGCAGAATTGTTAACCAACTAAGTATTAACAATGAAGATGAATATTATTATTTACTAGCACTTCTTAATTCAAAATTATATTTTTTTTGGTTTTATAATGTTGGCAAAAAAAAAGGCGATATGCTTGAATTATATTCTAATCCAATTCAGAATATCCCTATTATAAGTAATGACCTTACATTTTTTAAAACTGTTGTTAGTATTTCAAAAAAAATATATGAAGTTTCAAGTTATAGTGATATAAATAATGATAAATTCAAAACATTGCTTATAAAATTAGATAAGATTATTTATGAAAAATTTAAACTAACGGATGATGAAATAATTGAAATAGAATATGTATTAAAGAAAGGTGAAAAATGA
- a CDS encoding YibE/F family protein, protein MKKVIIFLLVILLYGCISINFANTTDILYSSEDKAEVLHVDNLGKDPNVTYDMVQKVVIKITTGKYKGKIFTIDNILSDSIVFDIPVKLGDNVLVHIDEADDGSVNIFIADYIRDKYIYILMVIFAVAVILVGKFKGFKTVITIIVSVLLIFKGLIPGLLKGYNPIFLAVSIAVLITVFSVYFISGINRKSTSAILGSIAGVIIAGILAFAVGSKVKLTGLSSEEGVMLLYLPQQIKFNFKELLFAGILLGSLGAVMDVAMSIASTIEEVYKNNNKLNIRELFSSGMTVGKDIMGTMTNTLILAYAGSSIPLLLIFSANGSSFHKFMNLDIIATEMVRSLAGTIGLVLTIPITAFISVMLIKE, encoded by the coding sequence ATGAAAAAAGTAATTATATTTTTATTAGTTATATTATTGTATGGATGTATCTCTATTAACTTTGCTAATACGACAGATATTTTGTATTCAAGTGAAGATAAAGCAGAAGTTCTTCACGTTGATAATCTTGGAAAAGATCCTAATGTAACCTATGATATGGTACAAAAGGTTGTTATTAAAATTACTACTGGAAAATATAAAGGTAAGATTTTTACAATTGATAATATTTTATCGGATAGTATTGTTTTTGATATTCCAGTTAAATTAGGAGATAATGTATTAGTACATATTGATGAGGCTGATGACGGAAGCGTAAATATTTTTATAGCAGATTACATTAGAGATAAGTACATATATATTTTGATGGTTATTTTTGCTGTAGCTGTTATTCTAGTAGGTAAATTCAAGGGCTTTAAAACTGTAATTACGATAATCGTAAGTGTATTATTAATATTTAAAGGATTGATTCCAGGACTATTAAAAGGGTATAATCCTATATTTTTAGCTGTTTCAATAGCTGTTTTAATAACCGTTTTTAGTGTTTATTTTATATCTGGTATAAATAGAAAATCTACATCTGCGATTCTTGGGTCTATTGCAGGAGTTATTATTGCAGGTATATTGGCATTTGCTGTTGGTTCTAAAGTAAAACTAACTGGTCTTTCAAGTGAAGAAGGCGTTATGCTTTTATATCTTCCACAGCAAATTAAATTTAATTTTAAAGAACTTTTGTTTGCAGGTATTTTACTAGGATCATTAGGTGCAGTAATGGATGTAGCTATGTCGATTGCCTCTACTATTGAAGAAGTTTATAAAAATAATAATAAATTAAATATACGTGAACTTTTTTCTTCGGGTATGACAGTTGGTAAAGATATAATGGGTACTATGACAAATACTTTAATTCTTGCATATGCAGGTAGTTCTATTCCATTATTGCTTATTTTTTCTGCAAATGGTTCATCTTTTCATAAATTCATGAATTTGGATATAATTGCGACCGAAATGGTACGTTCGTTAGCTGGAACTATAGGACTCGTTCTAACGATTCCTATAACAGCTTTTATATCTGTAATGTTAATAAAAGAGTAA
- a CDS encoding 2-hydroxyacyl-CoA dehydratase: MKKIINVGIDVGSTTIKVVVLENDEIVFSEYKRHFSDIKNASKEIINKIIGKFEGYNAKLSVTGSAGMMLSDRLSIEFIQEVIASSKAITEYFPKTDVAIELGGEDAKITYFGATLDQRMNGVCAGGTGAFIDQMALLLDTDGAGLNELAKKATTIYSIASRCGVFAKSDVQPLLNEGTPKEDIALSVFQAVVNQTIGGLASGKPIRGNVAFLGGPLFFLSELRKQFIETLNLTEDEIIFPKNAQYFVALGAALYSKDLKAVKVSDLTNKLLLLDTDFVMTERKLEPLFKSEEDYKNFLLRQSKYKVKRGNLESYKGKAYLGIDAGSTTTKVVLIGEEKELLYSYYDNNLGSPLDSAIKALKDLYKKLNKDTVISKSSVTGYGENLLKSALKVDIGEIETIAHYKGAEHFQPNVDFIIDIGGQDMKSMKIKNGFVESIMLNEACSSGCGSFIETFAKSLGISISEFVKEGVNSKEPVDLGSRCTVFMNSKVKQVQKEGATVGDIAAGISYSVIKNALYKVIRLKNSDELGDNIVVQGGTFYNDAVLKSFELITGKEVIRPDIAGTMGAFGAAIIAHDDRIKTEKSSILSLEELENFSVKTSHGRCKLCGNKCLLTINVFDDNRKFISGNRCERGLGNFNKKKDLPNLYEYKCKRVFGYKSLDKKEAPYGVIGIPRGLNIYENYPFWHTLFSELGYSVLLSSRSSRQIFSKGIESIPSDSVCYPAKLMHGHIEDLLEKGVKRIFYPSIPFEIDENKGSDNNFNCPIVTSYPESIKANVEKLNKDDIEFINPFLPLYNEKQMKKVFFQNFSKYGHTKNEINIAISKAYAELKNYKNDVRNKGEEVLKYIKDNNLKGIVLAGRPYHIDPEINHGIPSMITGFGLPVLSEDSISHLSTADRPLRVVDQWTYHSRLYDSASFVAKNKNLEMVQFNSFGCGLDAVTTDQVKEILEKNARVFTSLKIDEINSLGAARIRIRSLIALMKEKEFNEKDKAKEKIVPYVPVLNERVEFTKEMKKRHTILCPQMSPIHFRLLKEGFNLAGYNFVVIEHTSKEMIDEGLRVVNNDACFPSIIVVGQLLDAIKSGKYDLNNVSIMISQTGGGCRATNYIGFIRKALKDSKLGHIPVISLNMGGLEKNSGFKITLPMIKRLTMALIYGDLLMRVLYRVRPYELVIGSANKLYEKWNQICIDSLKKARYRDYIKNIKNIVKEFDEIAIREDLVKSKVGIVGEILVKFHPYANNDIVNFLESEGVEAVMPDLTDFMLYSSYNTTIRRNLLAASYYKKLGGDLFIKYLEFYRKHMKKSLLDSKRFNPPKKIAELAKSASKLISLGHQTGEGWFLTAEIIELLESGVSNVVILQPFGCLPNHVTGKGVIKLLKSKFVDANIAAIDYDPGASEVNQINRIKLMLSNAKENIINGDS, translated from the coding sequence ATGAAAAAAATTATTAATGTAGGAATAGATGTAGGTTCAACTACAATAAAAGTTGTAGTACTTGAAAATGATGAAATAGTTTTTTCAGAATATAAAAGGCATTTTTCTGATATTAAAAATGCTAGTAAAGAAATAATTAATAAAATAATAGGTAAATTTGAAGGCTATAATGCAAAATTATCGGTAACAGGATCAGCTGGAATGATGCTTTCTGATAGACTTTCAATAGAATTTATTCAGGAAGTTATTGCAAGTTCAAAAGCAATTACTGAGTATTTTCCTAAAACGGATGTAGCAATTGAACTTGGCGGTGAAGATGCAAAAATAACTTATTTTGGTGCAACACTTGATCAAAGAATGAATGGAGTGTGTGCAGGTGGAACAGGAGCTTTTATTGATCAGATGGCTCTTTTACTTGATACAGACGGTGCAGGATTAAATGAACTTGCAAAAAAAGCAACTACTATTTATTCTATAGCTTCAAGATGCGGTGTTTTTGCAAAAAGTGATGTTCAGCCACTTTTAAATGAGGGTACTCCTAAAGAGGATATAGCATTATCAGTTTTTCAAGCTGTTGTTAATCAAACAATTGGTGGACTTGCTAGTGGTAAACCTATAAGAGGTAATGTTGCATTTTTAGGTGGTCCTTTATTCTTTTTAAGTGAACTTAGAAAACAATTTATTGAAACATTAAATCTTACTGAAGACGAAATTATTTTTCCAAAAAATGCCCAGTATTTTGTTGCACTTGGTGCTGCTCTATATTCAAAAGACTTAAAAGCGGTAAAGGTAAGTGATTTAACAAATAAATTACTTTTATTAGACACTGATTTTGTTATGACGGAAAGAAAGCTAGAACCTTTGTTTAAAAGTGAGGAAGACTATAAAAATTTTCTTTTAAGACAAAGTAAATATAAGGTTAAAAGAGGAAATTTAGAATCTTATAAAGGAAAAGCATATTTAGGAATAGATGCTGGTTCAACAACGACTAAAGTAGTATTAATTGGTGAAGAAAAAGAGCTTTTATATAGTTATTATGATAACAATCTTGGTAGTCCACTTGATTCGGCGATTAAAGCGCTTAAAGATTTATATAAAAAATTGAATAAAGATACTGTAATTTCAAAGTCAAGTGTAACTGGTTATGGTGAAAATTTATTGAAATCTGCTTTAAAAGTCGATATCGGAGAAATTGAAACTATAGCTCATTACAAGGGTGCAGAACATTTTCAGCCAAATGTTGATTTTATTATCGATATTGGTGGTCAAGATATGAAAAGTATGAAGATTAAAAATGGTTTTGTTGAATCAATTATGCTTAATGAGGCTTGTTCTTCTGGTTGTGGATCTTTTATAGAAACTTTTGCAAAATCGCTTGGTATTTCAATTTCAGAATTTGTTAAAGAAGGTGTGAATTCGAAAGAACCAGTGGATCTTGGTTCAAGATGTACAGTTTTTATGAATTCAAAAGTTAAACAAGTTCAAAAAGAGGGAGCAACGGTTGGAGATATAGCAGCAGGAATTTCATACTCTGTTATTAAGAATGCTCTTTATAAAGTTATAAGACTAAAAAATTCTGATGAATTAGGCGATAATATTGTTGTTCAAGGTGGTACTTTTTATAATGATGCTGTTCTTAAATCTTTTGAACTTATAACAGGAAAAGAAGTTATTAGACCGGATATAGCAGGTACAATGGGAGCCTTTGGTGCTGCTATTATTGCACATGACGATAGAATTAAAACTGAAAAAAGTTCTATACTTTCTCTAGAAGAATTGGAAAATTTTAGTGTGAAAACAAGTCATGGAAGATGTAAACTTTGTGGCAATAAATGCTTACTTACAATAAATGTTTTTGATGATAATAGAAAATTTATATCAGGAAATCGATGTGAAAGAGGACTTGGAAATTTTAATAAAAAGAAAGATTTACCCAATTTATATGAATATAAATGCAAAAGAGTGTTTGGGTATAAATCTCTTGATAAAAAAGAGGCACCCTATGGAGTAATTGGAATACCAAGAGGTCTTAATATATATGAAAACTATCCATTTTGGCATACTCTTTTTAGCGAACTTGGATATTCAGTTCTATTATCCAGTAGATCTTCTAGACAAATTTTTAGTAAAGGTATAGAATCGATTCCTTCGGATTCCGTTTGTTATCCTGCAAAACTTATGCATGGTCATATTGAAGATTTATTAGAAAAAGGGGTTAAAAGAATATTTTATCCATCAATTCCATTTGAAATTGATGAAAATAAAGGTTCAGACAATAATTTTAACTGTCCAATTGTAACTTCGTATCCTGAAAGTATAAAAGCAAATGTAGAAAAATTAAATAAAGATGATATTGAATTTATTAATCCTTTTTTACCACTATACAATGAAAAACAAATGAAAAAAGTATTTTTTCAAAATTTTTCTAAATACGGACATACTAAAAATGAGATAAATATTGCTATTTCAAAAGCGTATGCTGAATTAAAAAATTATAAAAATGATGTAAGAAATAAAGGTGAAGAGGTATTAAAATATATTAAAGATAATAATTTAAAAGGTATAGTGTTAGCAGGTAGACCTTATCATATTGATCCAGAGATTAACCATGGTATTCCAAGTATGATTACAGGTTTTGGACTTCCGGTGCTTAGTGAGGATTCTATCTCTCATCTTTCAACAGCAGATAGACCACTTAGAGTAGTTGATCAATGGACATATCATTCAAGACTATATGATAGTGCGTCATTTGTTGCTAAAAATAAAAATTTGGAGATGGTGCAATTTAATTCATTTGGTTGTGGTCTTGATGCAGTTACTACTGATCAAGTTAAGGAGATTTTAGAGAAAAATGCTAGAGTTTTTACTTCTTTAAAAATTGATGAAATCAATAGTCTTGGTGCTGCTAGAATACGTATTAGATCACTTATTGCACTTATGAAAGAAAAAGAATTTAATGAAAAAGATAAAGCTAAAGAAAAAATAGTTCCTTATGTTCCTGTTTTAAATGAAAGAGTTGAATTTACAAAAGAAATGAAAAAGAGACATACTATTTTATGTCCACAAATGTCACCTATTCATTTTAGATTGCTTAAAGAAGGGTTTAATTTAGCAGGATATAATTTTGTAGTTATTGAACATACAAGTAAAGAAATGATTGATGAAGGGCTTAGAGTAGTAAATAATGATGCATGTTTTCCATCTATAATTGTTGTTGGACAGCTCTTAGATGCAATTAAATCTGGAAAATATGATTTAAACAATGTGTCGATTATGATTTCTCAAACGGGTGGAGGTTGTAGAGCTACTAATTACATCGGTTTTATTAGAAAAGCTCTTAAAGATTCTAAATTAGGCCATATTCCAGTTATTTCGCTGAATATGGGTGGGCTTGAAAAAAATTCTGGATTTAAAATTACACTTCCTATGATTAAAAGGCTTACAATGGCTCTTATTTATGGAGATTTATTAATGAGAGTTTTATATAGAGTTAGGCCATATGAACTTGTAATTGGTTCTGCAAATAAGTTATATGAAAAATGGAATCAAATATGTATTGATTCCTTGAAAAAAGCACGCTACCGTGATTATATAAAGAATATAAAAAACATAGTAAAAGAGTTTGATGAAATTGCTATACGAGAAGATTTAGTAAAATCTAAAGTTGGTATTGTTGGAGAGATTTTAGTTAAATTTCATCCTTATGCAAATAATGATATAGTTAATTTTCTTGAAAGTGAAGGCGTTGAAGCTGTAATGCCAGATTTAACAGATTTTATGCTTTATAGCAGTTACAATACGACGATTAGAAGAAATCTTCTTGCTGCTTCATATTACAAAAAATTAGGTGGGGATTTGTTTATTAAGTATTTGGAATTTTATAGAAAACATATGAAAAAATCCTTACTAGATTCAAAAAGATTTAATCCACCTAAGAAAATTGCTGAACTTGCTAAAAGCGCATCAAAACTTATATCGCTTGGTCATCAAACGGGTGAGGGGTGGTTTTTAACTGCTGAAATAATTGAGCTTTTAGAAAGTGGAGTTAGTAACGTTGTTATACTTCAACCATTTGGATGTCTTCCCAATCACGTCACTGGAAAAGGTGTAATAAAATTATTAAAATCAAAATTTGTAGATGCAAATATTGCTGCAATTGATTACGACCCAGGAGCTAGCGAAGTAAATCAAATAAACAGAATCAAACTTATGCTTTCAAATGCAAAAGAAAATATAATAAATGGTGATAGTTAG
- the gdhA gene encoding NADP-specific glutamate dehydrogenase: MSYIESVIERIKARNPYEKEFLQTIEEVFKSLEPVIEKHPEYVKANILDRLAEPERQIMFRVPWVNDDGKLIVNRGYRVQFNGAIGPYKGGIRFHPSVYIGIVKFLGFEQIFKNSLTGLPIGGGKGGADFNPKGKSNGEVMRFCQSFMMELQRHIGPDVDVPAGDIGVGGREIGYLYGQYRRVKKVFENGVLTGKGLTYGGSLIRTQATGYGLMYFVEEMLKHNDISLVGKRVLISGSGNVAIYACEKATEMGAKVVAMSDSSGYILDENGIDLDTIKRLKEVERKRISEYLKENPTATFTKGWGNIWNEKCDVALPCATQNDIDLEKAKKLVENGCIALGEGANMPTTNEAIDYLLEKGILLAPAKAANAGGVATSALEMSQNSMRYSWTAEEVDKKLKSIMINIHTNASKASKEYGFGYNLVAGANIAGFRKVADAMLAQGNY; encoded by the coding sequence ATGAGTTATATTGAAAGTGTAATTGAAAGAATTAAGGCAAGGAATCCATATGAAAAGGAATTTCTTCAGACAATTGAGGAGGTTTTTAAATCACTTGAACCTGTAATTGAAAAGCATCCTGAGTATGTTAAAGCAAATATTCTTGATAGACTTGCTGAACCAGAAAGACAAATTATGTTTAGAGTACCTTGGGTGAATGATGATGGCAAGTTAATCGTTAACAGAGGTTATAGAGTACAATTTAATGGAGCAATCGGACCTTATAAAGGTGGAATCAGATTTCATCCATCGGTATACATAGGAATTGTAAAATTCTTAGGTTTTGAGCAAATATTTAAAAATTCTCTTACAGGACTTCCTATAGGCGGAGGAAAGGGAGGAGCAGATTTTAATCCTAAGGGTAAATCGAATGGTGAAGTTATGAGATTTTGTCAAAGTTTTATGATGGAGCTTCAAAGACATATCGGCCCAGATGTTGACGTACCAGCTGGTGATATTGGCGTCGGTGGAAGAGAGATTGGATATCTTTATGGTCAATATAGAAGAGTTAAAAAAGTATTTGAAAATGGTGTTCTAACTGGTAAGGGGCTTACTTATGGTGGATCATTAATTAGGACTCAAGCTACTGGATATGGTCTTATGTATTTTGTAGAAGAAATGTTAAAACATAATGATATTTCATTAGTTGGAAAGAGAGTTCTTATATCAGGTTCTGGTAATGTAGCAATTTATGCATGCGAAAAAGCTACAGAAATGGGAGCAAAAGTTGTTGCTATGTCAGATTCAAGTGGCTATATTTTGGATGAGAATGGTATTGATTTAGATACAATTAAAAGATTAAAAGAAGTTGAAAGAAAAAGAATCAGTGAATATTTAAAAGAGAATCCAACTGCTACCTTTACTAAAGGTTGGGGAAATATTTGGAATGAAAAATGTGATGTTGCTCTTCCTTGTGCAACACAAAATGATATTGATCTCGAAAAAGCTAAGAAATTAGTAGAAAATGGATGTATAGCTTTGGGAGAGGGTGCAAATATGCCTACAACTAATGAAGCTATAGATTATTTACTTGAAAAAGGCATTTTACTTGCTCCTGCAAAAGCGGCAAATGCTGGTGGTGTTGCAACTTCAGCACTTGAAATGTCCCAAAATAGTATGAGGTATTCTTGGACTGCTGAGGAAGTTGATAAAAAACTGAAATCTATTATGATTAATATCCATACGAATGCATCTAAAGCATCTAAAGAATATGGCTTTGGTTATAATCTAGTAGCAGGAGCTAATATTGCAGGATTTAGAAAGGTTGCGGATGCAATGCTTGCTCAAGGAAATTATTAA
- a CDS encoding ECF transporter S component, with translation MKFTTKKIVLAGVMAAMVTIGTMLIHVPTPTKGYIHIGDSLVYLAGILLGPVLGSLAAGLGSMISDLLLGYAVYAVPTFIIKALDAFVVGYLYLKLSKNKTSVTEKSFSYIISFVAGGAVMVLGYLAFETFLYGFIPATAGVVSNTIQAIGGGILGYPLLIALEKTDLRKYIE, from the coding sequence ATGAAATTTACTACAAAAAAAATTGTTCTTGCAGGGGTAATGGCTGCTATGGTAACTATTGGTACTATGCTTATACATGTTCCAACACCTACAAAAGGTTATATTCATATTGGAGATAGTTTAGTATACTTAGCAGGTATATTACTAGGACCTGTACTAGGTTCTCTTGCAGCAGGACTTGGTTCTATGATATCGGATTTATTACTTGGGTATGCTGTTTATGCAGTTCCAACTTTTATTATAAAAGCACTTGATGCTTTTGTAGTTGGTTACTTATATTTAAAATTAAGTAAAAATAAAACATCTGTTACTGAAAAGTCGTTTTCTTATATCATTTCATTTGTTGCAGGTGGAGCTGTTATGGTTTTAGGATACTTGGCATTTGAAACTTTTTTATATGGATTTATACCAGCTACTGCTGGAGTTGTTTCAAATACAATTCAAGCAATTGGAGGAGGAATACTTGGTTATCCACTTTTAATAGCACTTGAAAAAACAGATTTAAGAAAATATATAGAATAA